From Desulfosalsimonas propionicica, the proteins below share one genomic window:
- a CDS encoding FAD-dependent oxidoreductase, producing the protein MVIGGGIAGIQASLDMADSGFRVYLVEEKPAIGGVMAQLDKTFPTNDCAMCVISPKLVEAGRHLNIELLSYAQVRSVSGSAGDFNVEVLQQPRYVDMEKCTSCGECEQVCPVERPDDFNQGLDSRKAIYKLYPQGMPAAYAIEKGSIAPCKATCPAHVSIQGYIALINQGKYREAVALFRDAHPFPGVCGRVCHHPCESACTRNDYDQPLAIRELHRFLADWETQAGEKVLPQAAEKKRDEKVAVIGSGPAGLAAASFLARRGYGVTIYEKLPVAGGMMAVGIPEYRLPRDILLREIDIISEQGVEIKTEVTFGKDITFDSLKADGYSAVFVAIGLHKGRSLGIENEDAEGVLQGVDFLRETALGKDVPVGRDVLVIGGGNVAIDVALTAKRKGAENVTMVCLEKREEMPAWEYEIKEALESDIKIVNSYGPKSFFINKENKFSGIEFKTCTAVFDREGRFNPRYDENACEAFFGDTVIVAIGQAADTSDLQDQNVSMNPMGLEGDPITLQSPMGWVFYGGDAFYGPKSVVDAVACGREAAESIHRYINGLDLHEGRKKQWTYEKPDIINVPHKERTPVKCLDPEARECNFLEISFGYNEDEARTEAERCLKCGICSECCQCIKACLAGAVDHSMEAQTRVINVGGIILAPGFTAFDPSGLDTYAYAKHPNVVTSLEFERILSASGPFRGHLVRPMDHKEPEKIAWIQCVGSRDINKCDHSYCSSVCCMYAGKQAVIAKEHSPNDLDTAIFFMDMRTFGKEFERYYQRAKTESGVRFIRSRVHTVVPVENGRLSLCHATDSGNLVEETFDIVVLSVGLEADKSLAALAGRLGIELNNHGFAQTSALAPVCTSKDGIFVCGAFQEPKDIPASVMEASAAACLATERLSARRHTQTISVNLPAEIDVSQAPPRVGVFVCNCGINIGGIADVPAVRDYAATLENVVHVEDNLFTCSQDTQDKMKNVITEKGINRVVVASCSPRTHEALFQETIREAGLNPYLFEMANIRDQNTWVHMNEPERATKKAKALVRMAVAKAVCTEPLHQVDMAVTPAALVVGGGIAGMEAALGIARQGFSAHLAEKTGRLGGVGLKLNTTWLSEPVGPHVAELIREVTGHPLIRTYLNAELVETSGVIGNFSTRLISKDSKGAPVSINISHGVTILATGGKEYKPVEYLYGQHSGIMTHLDLDAALRTGASKIDDAATAVFIQCVGSRNEERPYCSKVCCTHSIKSALALKERNPDMCIYICYRDIRTYGFREDLYRRARNAGIVFIRYDGDNPPAVRQTDEGCLHLTISDHVLQMPVELRPDLLVLAAAVIPNENRELFELLKVPVNSDGFLVEAHAKLRPVDFASEGIFMAGLGHCPKPVEESIAQAKAVVSRAATILSRKSIAVGGVVADLQEPSRCACCLVCVRSCPYGVPYIQDGRAHINPAECHGCGVCAAECPAGVITLKHFTDRQILAKQSCLVA; encoded by the coding sequence ATGGTCATTGGGGGAGGAATAGCCGGAATCCAGGCTTCTCTGGATATGGCTGATTCAGGTTTCCGGGTATACCTTGTGGAGGAAAAGCCGGCAATAGGCGGGGTTATGGCCCAGTTGGACAAGACTTTTCCCACAAATGACTGCGCCATGTGTGTGATATCCCCGAAATTGGTTGAAGCCGGCCGGCATCTCAATATCGAGCTTTTGTCTTATGCGCAGGTGCGTTCGGTATCCGGAAGCGCCGGGGACTTTAACGTGGAAGTTTTGCAGCAGCCCCGGTACGTGGATATGGAAAAATGTACCTCATGCGGAGAGTGCGAGCAAGTATGTCCGGTTGAACGCCCTGATGATTTCAATCAGGGACTGGACAGCCGCAAGGCAATATACAAGCTCTATCCCCAGGGCATGCCCGCTGCCTACGCAATTGAAAAAGGATCCATTGCACCGTGCAAAGCAACCTGTCCGGCCCATGTCAGCATTCAGGGCTATATTGCCTTAATCAACCAGGGCAAATACAGGGAAGCTGTCGCGCTTTTCCGGGACGCCCATCCGTTTCCGGGGGTTTGCGGCCGGGTCTGCCATCATCCCTGCGAAAGCGCCTGCACCAGAAACGACTACGACCAGCCACTGGCCATCCGTGAGCTTCACCGGTTTCTGGCGGACTGGGAAACTCAGGCGGGCGAAAAAGTCCTGCCTCAGGCAGCAGAAAAAAAACGCGACGAAAAAGTGGCTGTTATTGGCTCAGGTCCGGCAGGCCTTGCCGCAGCTTCTTTTCTTGCCCGCAGGGGATATGGTGTCACCATTTATGAAAAACTGCCTGTTGCCGGCGGCATGATGGCCGTGGGCATTCCTGAGTACCGGCTTCCCAGGGACATTCTCCTGCGGGAAATCGATATCATTTCCGAGCAGGGCGTGGAAATAAAGACAGAAGTGACTTTCGGCAAAGACATCACTTTTGACAGCCTGAAGGCAGACGGTTATTCGGCAGTGTTTGTGGCTATAGGACTTCACAAGGGCCGCAGCCTCGGTATTGAAAACGAGGATGCCGAGGGCGTGCTTCAGGGCGTTGATTTCCTGAGGGAAACAGCCCTGGGAAAGGATGTGCCCGTCGGCAGGGATGTACTTGTAATAGGCGGCGGAAATGTAGCCATTGACGTGGCATTGACGGCCAAACGAAAAGGGGCTGAAAATGTGACCATGGTTTGTCTGGAAAAACGCGAAGAAATGCCGGCCTGGGAATATGAAATCAAAGAGGCCCTGGAAAGTGACATCAAAATTGTCAACTCCTACGGGCCAAAAAGTTTTTTCATAAACAAGGAAAACAAATTTTCCGGCATCGAGTTTAAGACCTGCACTGCGGTTTTTGACCGGGAAGGACGGTTTAACCCCAGGTATGACGAAAATGCCTGTGAGGCCTTTTTCGGCGACACCGTGATTGTGGCCATCGGCCAGGCAGCAGACACCTCGGATCTTCAAGATCAGAATGTTTCCATGAACCCTATGGGCCTGGAAGGCGATCCAATTACCTTGCAGAGTCCCATGGGATGGGTTTTTTACGGGGGCGACGCCTTTTACGGACCCAAGTCTGTGGTGGATGCCGTGGCCTGCGGCAGAGAGGCGGCCGAAAGCATTCACCGCTATATCAACGGCCTGGATCTGCATGAAGGCAGAAAAAAGCAATGGACCTATGAAAAGCCCGACATCATCAACGTACCTCACAAGGAGCGCACCCCTGTTAAGTGTCTGGATCCCGAAGCCAGGGAATGCAATTTTCTGGAAATTTCTTTCGGCTACAACGAAGACGAGGCCCGCACGGAAGCCGAGCGTTGTCTGAAGTGCGGTATCTGCTCTGAATGCTGCCAGTGTATAAAGGCATGCCTTGCCGGTGCTGTGGATCATTCCATGGAAGCACAAACCCGTGTGATCAATGTGGGCGGCATTATACTGGCTCCCGGTTTTACGGCATTTGATCCATCCGGTTTGGATACGTATGCTTATGCAAAACATCCCAATGTTGTCACCAGCCTGGAATTCGAACGCATCCTGTCGGCTTCAGGCCCCTTCCGGGGCCACCTGGTCAGGCCCATGGATCACAAGGAACCGGAAAAGATAGCCTGGATTCAATGCGTGGGCTCCAGAGATATTAATAAGTGCGACCATTCCTATTGCTCATCGGTTTGCTGCATGTATGCCGGAAAACAGGCGGTTATAGCAAAAGAGCACAGTCCGAATGACCTGGACACGGCAATTTTTTTCATGGATATGCGGACTTTTGGAAAGGAATTTGAGCGTTATTATCAACGGGCAAAGACCGAAAGCGGGGTCAGGTTTATCCGTTCCCGGGTCCATACGGTGGTGCCCGTGGAAAACGGGCGCCTCAGTCTTTGCCATGCCACTGATTCGGGGAATCTGGTTGAAGAAACGTTTGATATAGTGGTTCTTTCAGTCGGCCTGGAGGCGGATAAAAGCCTTGCAGCCCTTGCCGGCCGCCTGGGTATTGAATTAAACAACCATGGTTTTGCTCAAACCAGTGCCCTTGCGCCTGTCTGCACATCCAAGGATGGCATTTTTGTATGCGGCGCCTTTCAAGAGCCAAAAGATATTCCGGCTTCTGTCATGGAAGCTTCAGCAGCAGCCTGCCTTGCCACAGAAAGACTCTCTGCCCGGCGTCATACCCAGACCATCTCTGTGAACCTGCCTGCCGAGATAGATGTTTCCCAGGCGCCTCCAAGAGTGGGCGTGTTTGTATGCAACTGCGGTATCAACATCGGAGGTATTGCCGATGTGCCGGCAGTTCGCGATTATGCGGCAACGCTTGAGAATGTGGTTCACGTGGAAGACAATTTATTTACCTGCTCCCAGGATACCCAGGACAAGATGAAAAACGTGATTACTGAAAAGGGTATCAATCGTGTTGTGGTGGCATCCTGCTCCCCCAGAACCCATGAAGCCCTGTTTCAGGAAACCATCCGCGAAGCCGGGCTTAATCCGTACTTGTTTGAAATGGCCAATATACGCGATCAAAATACCTGGGTGCACATGAACGAGCCTGAGCGGGCTACAAAAAAGGCAAAAGCCCTGGTGCGCATGGCCGTTGCCAAAGCTGTTTGCACAGAGCCTTTGCATCAGGTGGACATGGCGGTAACGCCCGCGGCTTTGGTAGTGGGCGGGGGGATTGCAGGAATGGAGGCCGCCCTTGGAATCGCCAGGCAGGGGTTTAGTGCGCATCTTGCAGAAAAGACCGGTCGCCTTGGAGGTGTGGGCCTTAAGCTGAACACCACCTGGCTAAGCGAGCCTGTTGGACCTCATGTGGCGGAACTGATCCGTGAGGTAACCGGCCATCCTCTGATTCGGACTTATCTCAATGCCGAACTTGTTGAAACCAGTGGCGTAATCGGCAATTTTTCAACCAGACTGATCAGTAAAGACAGCAAAGGCGCCCCGGTTTCCATAAATATTTCCCATGGTGTCACCATCCTGGCCACTGGTGGAAAGGAATACAAGCCGGTTGAATATTTATACGGCCAGCACTCCGGAATCATGACGCACCTGGACCTGGATGCCGCACTGCGGACCGGTGCTTCGAAAATTGACGATGCCGCAACTGCAGTGTTTATTCAGTGTGTGGGCTCCAGGAACGAAGAAAGGCCTTACTGCAGCAAAGTCTGCTGCACGCACAGCATAAAAAGCGCCCTTGCCCTCAAGGAGCGAAATCCGGATATGTGTATATATATTTGTTACCGGGATATACGCACTTACGGTTTTCGCGAGGATCTTTATCGCCGGGCCCGCAATGCCGGCATTGTCTTTATACGCTATGATGGTGACAATCCACCCGCGGTCCGGCAAACAGATGAGGGCTGTCTCCATCTGACCATATCAGATCATGTGCTGCAGATGCCCGTGGAACTCCGTCCGGATCTGCTTGTTCTGGCTGCAGCGGTCATACCAAACGAAAACAGGGAACTGTTTGAATTGTTAAAGGTCCCTGTCAATTCCGATGGTTTTCTTGTGGAAGCGCACGCAAAACTCCGACCCGTGGATTTTGCTTCGGAAGGCATTTTTATGGCGGGCCTTGGGCATTGTCCAAAGCCTGTTGAAGAAAGCATCGCCCAGGCAAAAGCGGTTGTGTCCCGGGCCGCAACCATACTTTCAAGAAAAAGCATTGCAGTGGGCGGGGTGGTGGCGGATTTGCAGGAGCCTTCACGTTGCGCCTGCTGCCTGGTTTGTGTGAGAAGCTGTCCCTATGGAGTGCCTTATATACAAGACGGACGGGCGCATATCAATCCGGCAGAATGTCACGGGTGTGGGGTGTGCGCAGCTGAATGCCCTGCCGGTGTTATTACCCTGAAACATTTTACAGACAGGCAGATCCTGGCAAAACAATCTTGCCTGGTGGCATAG
- a CDS encoding hydrogenase iron-sulfur subunit encodes MTTDFEPEILMFCCRYCAYAAADLAGSMRLTYPANIKILQVPCTGRVDVIHLLKALETGVDGVFVAGCLQGECHFLQGNLQAEKRVLAVKQILCAIGMDPERVGMYNLSSAMGARFAEIADEIVKKINDLGPNLIKRAHKNVTVHRI; translated from the coding sequence ATGACAACCGATTTTGAACCTGAGATATTGATGTTTTGCTGCAGATATTGCGCCTATGCCGCAGCTGATCTTGCAGGGTCCATGCGGCTGACGTATCCGGCCAATATAAAAATTCTCCAGGTCCCGTGTACCGGGCGGGTTGATGTAATTCATCTGCTAAAGGCTTTGGAAACCGGTGTGGATGGCGTTTTTGTGGCCGGATGCCTGCAGGGTGAATGTCATTTTTTGCAAGGCAACCTGCAGGCGGAAAAAAGAGTGCTTGCGGTCAAACAGATTCTTTGCGCCATTGGCATGGATCCGGAAAGGGTTGGCATGTACAACCTTTCATCTGCCATGGGGGCTCGGTTTGCAGAAATCGCAGATGAGATTGTAAAAAAGATAAATGATCTGGGGCCGAATCTGATTAAAAGGGCCCACAAAAACGTCACTGTTCACAGAATCTGA
- a CDS encoding FAD-dependent oxidoreductase: MSKPLVGAVMVVGGGVAGIQAALDLADSGYKVFLVEKSASIGGVMARLDKTFPTNDCSMCILSPKLVEVGRHINIELLTLSEVNAISGEEGNFEVSITRHPRYVDMDKCIACGLCAEKCPASVPDSYDGNLASRKAIYVQYAQAVPLKYAIDPEYCIKLTKGKCGICRKKCPTGAINYEDTRKDISLNVGAVVISQGAETFDPALHDTFGYKKYPNIVTSLEFERILSASGPYAGHLVRPSDEKEPEKIAWLQCIGSRDEHIGARGYCSGVCCTYAIKEAMLAKEHSKSGLDTAIFYIDIRTNGKDFEKYYNRAKAEAGIRFIKSKVTEALPVDGTGGHLIRYINESGKRCEEEFDMVVLSVGLGVTNQGADLGKRLGVDLNHYNFAETSSFSPVESSVAGIYVCGAFQGPKDIPSSVIDSSAAAGVAGSRLSGSRWRLTKTKEVKKEKNVAGDRSRIGVFVCGCGSNIAGVVDVTAVVESAKKLPNVVYAEQNMFSCAQGTQDKIAELIREKDLNRIVVAACSPKTHEPLFQETLQSAGINKYLFEMVNIRNQCSWVHKQAPEEATQKAMDLVKMSVAKAARVQPLKEPILQINQRAMVIGGGIAGMIAADNLAQQGYAVDLVERQARLGGNALSLYKTWKGEDIAGFVKQMVEKVEKNPGITVHAGSTIKKVDGFVGAFRTTLEKEGCREALDHGVTIIASGASELKPEGQYLYGTDDRVITGLELQARLARRDESLDKVETAVFIQCVGSRIPERPYCSKLCCAQSIRSAIELKENKPDTEIFIVYRDMRPYGLREDLYREARQKGIRFLRYNFDKGLDVTNEKGCLEVSFTDFVLRRKMVLSPDMLVLAAAIVREKNDPLAGFFKVTQNDDGFYVEAHLKLRPVDFATDGVFLCGLAHGPKPVDESIAQAQAAAARAVTLLSAGSIPVSGTVAHVNPRLCSSCGVCVSVCPYSAPRFSEKTDKAEIESALCKGCGLCAASCRSGAIALKGFDDQQITSMIMCA; the protein is encoded by the coding sequence ATGTCAAAACCACTTGTCGGAGCTGTAATGGTAGTGGGCGGCGGCGTTGCCGGAATCCAGGCTGCGCTGGACCTTGCTGATTCGGGGTATAAGGTTTTTCTGGTGGAAAAGAGTGCTTCCATCGGAGGGGTTATGGCCCGGCTGGACAAGACCTTTCCCACAAATGATTGTTCAATGTGTATTCTTTCGCCCAAGCTGGTCGAGGTCGGCCGCCATATCAATATAGAGCTTTTGACCCTCTCAGAGGTAAATGCCATATCGGGTGAGGAAGGCAACTTTGAAGTAAGTATAACCCGGCACCCGCGATATGTGGATATGGACAAATGCATCGCCTGCGGTCTGTGTGCTGAAAAATGCCCCGCCAGTGTTCCCGATTCTTACGACGGCAACCTTGCCAGCCGCAAAGCCATCTATGTTCAGTATGCCCAGGCAGTGCCGCTTAAGTATGCCATAGATCCTGAGTACTGTATTAAGCTGACCAAGGGCAAATGCGGAATCTGCCGGAAAAAATGTCCGACCGGTGCGATTAACTATGAGGATACAAGAAAAGATATTTCCCTTAATGTCGGTGCGGTGGTGATTTCCCAGGGCGCTGAAACCTTCGACCCGGCCCTGCACGACACCTTCGGGTATAAAAAATATCCCAATATCGTCACAAGCCTTGAGTTTGAAAGAATCCTTTCGGCTTCCGGCCCTTACGCGGGCCATCTTGTCAGGCCCTCGGACGAAAAGGAACCGGAAAAAATTGCCTGGCTCCAGTGCATAGGTTCCAGGGACGAGCATATCGGGGCCAGAGGTTATTGCTCCGGGGTGTGCTGTACCTATGCCATCAAAGAGGCGATGCTGGCAAAGGAGCACAGCAAGTCAGGCCTTGATACGGCAATTTTCTACATTGATATCCGAACAAACGGCAAGGACTTTGAAAAATACTACAACCGGGCAAAGGCGGAAGCGGGCATCCGGTTTATCAAAAGCAAGGTCACAGAAGCGCTCCCGGTGGACGGCACCGGCGGGCACCTGATCCGCTATATCAATGAATCCGGGAAAAGGTGCGAAGAAGAATTTGACATGGTGGTTCTTTCAGTGGGCCTGGGTGTTACAAACCAGGGAGCAGATCTTGGCAAAAGGCTCGGTGTGGATCTCAACCATTATAATTTTGCGGAAACAAGCAGTTTTTCCCCGGTTGAAAGTTCTGTTGCCGGAATTTATGTATGCGGGGCCTTCCAGGGTCCCAAGGATATCCCTTCATCTGTTATTGATTCAAGTGCGGCTGCAGGAGTTGCGGGTTCAAGGCTTTCCGGTTCAAGATGGCGCCTGACAAAGACAAAGGAAGTGAAAAAGGAAAAAAATGTTGCCGGAGATCGGTCCCGTATCGGTGTATTTGTTTGCGGCTGCGGCAGCAATATTGCCGGAGTGGTGGATGTGACAGCAGTTGTTGAATCTGCAAAAAAATTACCCAACGTGGTTTACGCTGAACAAAACATGTTCAGCTGTGCCCAGGGTACCCAGGACAAAATTGCGGAACTGATCCGGGAAAAAGATCTCAACCGCATTGTGGTGGCGGCCTGCTCGCCCAAGACCCATGAACCCCTTTTTCAGGAAACGCTTCAAAGCGCCGGTATCAACAAATATCTTTTTGAAATGGTCAATATCCGAAATCAGTGCTCCTGGGTCCACAAACAGGCACCGGAAGAAGCCACGCAAAAGGCTATGGATCTGGTGAAAATGTCTGTGGCAAAAGCAGCCCGGGTGCAACCCCTAAAAGAGCCGATCCTGCAGATAAACCAGCGGGCAATGGTTATCGGAGGCGGTATTGCCGGAATGATTGCCGCAGATAATCTGGCCCAACAAGGTTATGCGGTGGATCTTGTGGAACGCCAGGCCCGCCTGGGGGGCAATGCCCTGTCCTTGTATAAAACCTGGAAAGGCGAAGACATTGCCGGCTTTGTAAAGCAGATGGTGGAAAAAGTTGAAAAAAATCCAGGCATAACAGTGCATGCCGGATCGACCATCAAAAAGGTGGACGGGTTTGTGGGCGCCTTTAGAACGACCCTAGAAAAAGAGGGCTGCCGGGAGGCCCTTGATCACGGTGTGACAATAATCGCCTCGGGCGCCTCGGAGCTTAAACCCGAAGGTCAGTATCTGTATGGAACAGATGACAGGGTGATAACCGGCCTTGAACTCCAAGCCCGCCTTGCCCGCAGGGATGAATCATTGGATAAAGTAGAGACAGCCGTTTTTATCCAGTGCGTTGGTTCCAGGATTCCCGAAAGGCCATATTGTTCAAAGCTGTGCTGCGCCCAGTCCATAAGAAGTGCCATTGAGCTCAAAGAAAACAAACCCGACACCGAAATTTTTATCGTCTACAGGGATATGCGCCCCTATGGATTAAGAGAGGATCTCTACAGGGAAGCAAGGCAAAAAGGGATCAGGTTTCTTCGTTACAATTTTGACAAAGGCTTAGATGTTACCAATGAAAAGGGCTGCCTTGAGGTAAGTTTCACAGATTTTGTATTAAGGCGCAAAATGGTACTTTCCCCGGATATGCTTGTTCTTGCCGCTGCAATAGTACGGGAGAAAAACGATCCCCTGGCCGGATTTTTCAAGGTGACCCAAAATGATGACGGCTTTTACGTTGAGGCTCACCTGAAATTAAGGCCCGTGGATTTTGCCACAGACGGGGTCTTTCTGTGCGGTCTGGCCCACGGCCCCAAACCTGTGGACGAATCAATCGCACAGGCCCAGGCTGCAGCCGCAAGGGCGGTAACGCTTCTTTCAGCCGGATCCATTCCGGTAAGCGGCACCGTGGCTCACGTTAATCCCCGGCTTTGCAGCAGCTGCGGGGTCTGTGTGTCCGTATGCCCCTATTCCGCCCCCAGGTTCAGTGAAAAAACCGACAAGGCTGAAATTGAATCCGCTCTGTGCAAGGGCTGCGGATTGTGCGCGGCTTCCTGCCGCTCGGGGGCCATTGCCCTGAAGGGCTTTGACGACCAACAGATAACATCGATGATCATGTGTGCTTGA
- a CDS encoding ABC transporter ATP-binding protein, whose translation MHETHEIREPRPAAGPLLFKVCGLSYQYPDGTAALSGISAEIRPGERVALAGQNGSGKTTLIKLLSGLLDPAGGQVWYRDKPLAGENLDRARLEIGVLFQDPDDQLFMHTIIEDAAFGPRQQGLSEKDAHTAASRALDRVGLLHLAYKAPHNLSFGQKKRAALAGLLAMDPEVLLLDEPTANLDPGQEQVFLDLLKDFSGTLICISHDLIFLYELCQRAIILDHGRVQHNYTMRELVSQRQTLREHGLDFSFRMVVAPENPDAGPEDASCRPRPVSAKDPGRGLVQLHNYCYRYPDGTPALQGIDLLICKGERISVVGENGAGKSTLLSCLTGLCQGRGGYLYDGEPVTGQTRKRMWRKIGMVFQDCADQLFCASVREEVSFGLRQLGCSRAETAARVKEALSLVRLEGFEDRVPLHLSGGERRRLALACILVMEPELLILDEPTAGLDPQGEQLLLDILQKLHTTLLLVSHDIFFIQQLTRRTLVMHQGRIMEDLPMQAFMEDQKLGDLNGLSYMYKLRCTRDIQALQHEHEHSHEHQHLHTHPHRHGDMVHEHLHEHTHTHAHRFAHAHPGRDQSHDHAPRRYHEHDHADHDAQPHEHMHEKTNETA comes from the coding sequence ATGCATGAAACCCATGAAATAAGAGAACCCCGGCCAGCCGCAGGCCCTTTGCTGTTTAAGGTCTGTGGTCTGTCCTATCAGTATCCCGACGGTACAGCGGCATTGTCCGGGATCAGCGCGGAAATCCGCCCGGGCGAACGCGTTGCACTGGCGGGGCAGAACGGTTCTGGAAAAACAACCCTGATAAAGCTGCTTTCAGGGCTTCTTGACCCTGCCGGCGGGCAAGTTTGGTACAGGGACAAGCCCCTTGCAGGAGAAAACCTGGACCGCGCCCGGCTGGAAATCGGGGTGCTGTTTCAGGATCCGGATGATCAGCTTTTCATGCACACGATAATCGAAGATGCGGCCTTCGGGCCCCGGCAGCAAGGCCTTTCTGAAAAGGATGCACACACGGCAGCCAGCCGGGCCCTTGACCGGGTGGGGCTTTTGCACCTGGCCTACAAGGCGCCCCATAACCTGAGTTTTGGCCAGAAAAAGCGCGCCGCCCTGGCCGGCCTTCTGGCCATGGACCCCGAAGTGCTGCTGCTCGATGAACCCACCGCCAACCTGGATCCCGGCCAGGAACAGGTATTTCTGGACCTGCTCAAAGATTTTTCCGGGACCCTGATCTGCATCAGCCATGATCTGATCTTTTTATACGAACTCTGCCAGCGGGCCATCATCCTGGACCACGGGAGGGTGCAGCACAACTATACCATGCGCGAGCTGGTCTCACAGCGCCAGACCCTGCGCGAACACGGCCTGGATTTTTCCTTCCGCATGGTGGTTGCACCTGAAAATCCCGATGCCGGCCCGGAGGATGCCAGCTGCAGGCCCCGGCCGGTTTCGGCAAAAGACCCGGGCCGCGGGCTGGTGCAGCTGCACAACTATTGCTACCGCTATCCCGACGGCACCCCCGCCCTGCAGGGCATTGACCTGCTGATCTGCAAAGGCGAGCGCATCTCTGTTGTGGGTGAAAACGGCGCGGGCAAAAGCACCCTTCTGTCTTGTCTCACGGGCCTGTGCCAGGGCCGGGGCGGGTATCTCTACGACGGAGAACCGGTCACGGGGCAAACAAGAAAACGCATGTGGCGCAAAATCGGCATGGTCTTCCAGGATTGTGCAGATCAGCTTTTCTGCGCAAGTGTCAGAGAGGAAGTGTCATTCGGCCTGCGCCAGCTTGGCTGCAGCCGGGCCGAAACTGCGGCCCGGGTCAAAGAGGCCCTTTCCCTGGTCCGCCTGGAAGGTTTTGAAGACCGGGTGCCCCTGCACCTGTCGGGTGGAGAACGCCGGCGACTGGCCCTGGCCTGCATTCTGGTCATGGAGCCGGAACTGCTGATTTTAGACGAGCCCACAGCAGGCCTTGACCCCCAAGGGGAACAACTGCTGCTCGACATTCTGCAAAAACTCCACACAACCCTTTTGCTTGTGAGCCACGACATCTTCTTTATCCAACAGCTCACACGCCGGACCCTGGTGATGCACCAGGGCAGAATCATGGAAGACCTGCCCATGCAGGCCTTCATGGAAGACCAAAAGCTCGGGGATTTAAACGGATTGTCCTACATGTACAAGCTCAGGTGCACCAGAGATATCCAGGCCCTGCAGCACGAACATGAGCACAGCCACGAACATCAGCACCTGCATACCCACCCTCACCGGCACGGAGACATGGTGCACGAACATCTCCACGAGCACACCCACACCCATGCCCACCGATTTGCCCACGCCCATCCGGGCCGGGACCAAAGCCACGATCACGCCCCGCGCCGCTACCATGAACACGATCATGCCGACCACGACGCCCAACCCCATGAACACATGCACGAAAAAACGAATGAAACGGCCTGA
- the cbiQ gene encoding cobalt ECF transporter T component CbiQ → MAETIHHIPFWYLPLLVILPIAALWAGVAGLRKAARRKTAPNRDPDWSVPPLADEKQGRSFLHKWDVRCKIVTIVVFSFVVASLGHLAAALAAVALSLSVAVMIKVPAARLMLRLLALAGFLGMLLVVMPFTVPAHPGDTLVMFGGVEWLTLNFRGLLLAATIAARAVAIAMLMEPLLSTAPLPVTLHGLCRLGVPEMAAQMVLLSNRYVHVFSHEARRMSAGMQLRGFRKRTDTATLRTVANFLGMLFVRSFERTERVFDAMRARGYQGRFPEPVKLRLRASDLLICLAWLAAAAALMVWDRIIL, encoded by the coding sequence ATGGCTGAAACCATACATCATATCCCTTTTTGGTATCTGCCCCTGCTGGTGATCCTGCCCATAGCCGCCCTTTGGGCCGGTGTGGCGGGCTTGCGCAAAGCCGCCCGGAGAAAAACCGCCCCAAACAGGGATCCGGACTGGTCCGTGCCGCCCCTGGCAGATGAAAAACAGGGAAGGTCTTTTCTGCACAAATGGGACGTGCGCTGCAAGATCGTCACCATCGTGGTTTTTAGTTTTGTGGTGGCCTCCCTCGGCCACCTTGCTGCGGCATTGGCGGCAGTGGCCCTATCCCTCTCCGTGGCGGTGATGATAAAGGTTCCGGCTGCCCGGCTGATGCTGCGTTTGCTGGCGCTTGCGGGTTTTCTGGGCATGCTGCTGGTGGTGATGCCGTTTACCGTGCCGGCACATCCCGGCGACACCCTGGTGATGTTCGGCGGTGTGGAGTGGCTGACCCTTAATTTCCGGGGTCTGTTACTTGCAGCAACCATCGCCGCCAGGGCTGTTGCCATTGCCATGCTCATGGAGCCCCTGCTGTCAACCGCGCCATTGCCGGTTACCCTCCACGGGCTCTGCCGGCTCGGCGTGCCGGAGATGGCAGCCCAGATGGTGCTGTTGAGCAACCGCTACGTTCACGTGTTCAGCCATGAAGCCCGGCGCATGTCAGCGGGCATGCAGTTACGGGGCTTTCGCAAACGAACAGACACTGCAACCCTGCGCACTGTGGCCAATTTTTTAGGAATGCTGTTTGTGCGCAGTTTTGAACGCACCGAACGGGTGTTTGACGCCATGCGCGCCAGGGGCTATCAGGGCCGGTTCCCGGAACCCGTAAAGCTGCGCCTGCGCGCATCCGATCTGTTGATCTGCCTTGCCTGGCTGGCTGCTGCCGCAGCGCTGATGGTCTGGGACCGGATCATATTATAG